The Medicago truncatula cultivar Jemalong A17 chromosome 4, MtrunA17r5.0-ANR, whole genome shotgun sequence genome includes a region encoding these proteins:
- the LOC25491731 gene encoding repetitive proline-rich cell wall protein 2: MASSNFLVLLLFALFAIPRGLANYDKPPVYQPPVYKPPVEKPPVYKPPVEKPPVYKPPVEKPPVYKPPVEKPPVYKPPVEKPPVYKPPVEKPPVYKPPVEKPPVYKPPVEKPPVYKPPVEKPPVYKPPVEKPPVYKPPVEKPPVYKPPVEKPPVYKPPVEKPPVYKPPVEKPPVYKPPVEKPPVYKPPVEKPPVYKPPVEKPPVYKPPVEKPPVYKPPVEKPPVYKPPVEKPPIYKPPVEKPPVYKPPVEKPPVYKPPVEKPPVYKPPVEKPPVYKPPVEKPPVYKPPVYKPPVYKPPVEKPPVYKPPVYKPPVEKPPVYKPPVYKPPVEKPPVYGPPHHP; encoded by the coding sequence ATGGCTTCCTCAAACTTTTTAGTGCTGCTTCTTTTTGCTCTCTTTGCTATCCCTCGGGGTCTTGCCAATTATGACAAGCCTCCGGTTTACCAACCACCGGTCTACAAGCCCCCTGTTGAGAAGCCACCTGTGTATAAGCCACCGGTAGAAAAACCTCCAGTTTACAAACCACCGGTAGAGAAACCACCAGTGTACAAGCCACCAGTTGAGAAGCCCCCCGTCTACAAACCTCCTGTAGAGAAGCCTCCTGTTTACAAGCCACCAGTAGAGAAACCACCAGTGTACAAGCCACCAGTTGAAAAGCCTCCGGTCTACAAACCACCTGTAGAGAAGCCACCTGTTTACAAGCCACCTGTAGAGAAACCACCAGTGTACAAGCCACCAGTTGAGAAGCCTCCGGTCTACAAACCACCTGTAGAGAAGCCACCTGTTTATAAGCCACCTGTAGAGAAACCACCAGTGTACAAGCCACCAGTTGAGAAGCCCCCGGTCTACAAACCCCCTGTAGAGAAGCCACCTGTTTACAAGCCACCAGTAGAGAAACCACCAGTGTACAAGCCACCAGTTGAGAAGCCCCCGGTCTACAAACCCCCTGTAGAGAAGCCTCCTGTCTACAAGCCACCAGTAGAGAAACCGCCAGTGTACAAGCCACCAGTTGAGAAACCCCCGGTCTACAAACCCCCTGTTGAGAAGCCTCCTATCTACAAGCCACCAGTAGAGAAACCACCAGTGTACAAGCCACCTGTTGAGAAGCCTCCAGTTTATAAGCCACCAGTTGAGAAGCCACCTGTGTACAAGCCCCCAGTCGAGAAACCCCCGGTCTACAAACCTCCTGTAGAGAAGCCTCCAGTTTACAAGCCACCGGTGTACAAACCTCCAGTTTACAAGCCACCAGTAGAGAAGCCACCTGTGTACAAGCCTCCGGTCTACAAACCCCCAGTTGAGAAACCTCCAGTTTACAAGCCACCGGTTTACAAGCCTCCAGTCGAGAAGCCACCAGTTTACGGACCACCTCACCACCCATAG
- the LOC120579878 gene encoding uncharacterized protein encodes MASTYLHLKRRIAEKVCLEDNMVVSEIMCRNPMFVGTTTIHYQALRITDNGDVEFMFNVHKSHSSLSYIELYVTFEMKNPTSNFELNYPSSSSQHQSLPQHYNPSSSQEHYNPSSSQPHYNPSPIYDASLSQPFQSKWSQNVYEPSQIITQPHPSQTPSRSTQPKTLNDEINIFTSQFQDQPNDEVQDDEDDDDEELLAAQNGDENEEDEDDDLPLLPILPIRASYNPPRSMRNVNDDHSTELYHSMALPVDQGIALGMQFHNKNDCILAIKFYHMKKSTDYIVKKSDPERYVIKCKDTKCGFKLRASWRKKTDKWEIGKMNDHTCVSTEMTQDHHKLSYNVICESVKSLLHMDTSITVKVIIAHIREKFNYTVSYRKAWRARNKAIKSIYSNWEESYEELPQWLMVMEKDLPGTIIDFQTDPSTEVANETVFKRLFWAFRPCISGFEFCKPIVQIDATWLYGKYKGTLLLAVAQDGNNKIFPIAFAIVEGETKEAWSFFLKNLRQHVTPQKNICLISDRHVSIKSAYDDPHNGWHDAPTSHVYCVRHIAQNFMRSFKDGELKKKVEGMGYTMNIPTFEYYRSEIAVAD; translated from the exons ATGGCTAGTACTTACTTGCATCTCAAAAGAAGAATTGCGGAAAAAGTATGTCTCGAAGATAATATGGTTGTGTCTGAAATTATGTGTCGGAATCCTATGTTTGTTGGAACTACCACAATTCATTACCAGGCGTTAAGAATAACCGATAACGGCGATGTTGAGTTTATGTTTAACGTACATAAAAGTCACAGTTCTTTGTCCTATATAGAGCTTTATGTTACGTTTGAGATGAAGAATCCAACATCTAATTTTGAGTTAAATTACCCATCGAGTTCTAGTCAACACCAAAGTCTACCACAACACTACAATCCGTCATCGTCGCAAGAACACTACAACCCATCATCGTCCCAACCGCACTATAACCCGTCTCCCATTTATGATGCATCCTTATCGCAACCTTTTCAGTCAAAGTGGTCACAAAATGTGTACGAACCATCACAAATAATAACTCAACCTCATCCCTCTCAAACACCATCTCGTTCAACACAACCCAAAACCTTAAACGATGAAATCAATATATTCACCTCCCAATTTCAAGACCAACCAAATGATGAAGTTCAAGATGATGAAgacgatgatgatgaagaactCCTTGCCGCACAAAACGGTGACGAGAACGAAGAAGACGAAGACGACGATCTGCCACTACTACCAATTTTACCAATCAGAGCTTCTTACAACCCACCAAGGTCCATGCGCAACGTCAATGATGACCACTCAACTGAACTTTATCATTCAATGGCTCTTCCGGTCGATCAAGGTATTGCCCTAGGGATGCAATTTCATAACAAGAATGATTGCATTCTCGCAATTAAATTTTATCACATGAAAAAATCAACGGATTATATTGTGAAAAAATCAGATCCTGAAAGGTATGTCATCAAATGTAAAGATACAAAATGTGGTTTCAAATTGCGGGCCTCGTGGAGGAAAAAAACTGATAAATGGGAGATTGGGAAAATGAATGATCATACATGTGTCTCAACAGAAATGACGCAAGATCATCATAAACTTAGTTACAATGTGATATGTGAAAGTGTTAAATCACTACTACATATGGATACTTCAATTACAGTGAAGGTTATAATTGCACACATCCGAGAGAAGTTTAATTACACAGTTTCATACAGAAAGGCATGGAGAGCACGGAATAAGGCGATTAAATCAATTTATAGTAATTGGGAGGAGTCTTATGAAGAACTACCACAATGGTTGATGGTCATGGAAAAAGATTTGCCAGGAAcaataattgattttcaaaCGGACCCATCAACAGAAGTGGCAAATGAGACCGTCTTCAAGCGTCTTTTTTGGGCCTTTCGTCCGTGCATCTCAGGTTTCGAATTCTGCAAAccaattgttcaaattgacgcAACTTGGTTGTATGGTAAATACAAAGGAACATTGTTGTTAGCTGTTGCGCAAGATGGGAACAACAAGATATTTCCCATTGCTTTTGCAATCGTGGAAGGCGAGACCAAGGAGGCATGgagtttctttttgaaaaatctaaggcAGCATGTCACCCCACAGAAGAACATATGCCTCATTTCTGATAGACATGTGTCGATAAAGAGCGCGTATGATGATCCACATAATGGATGGCACGATGCTCCGACAAGCCATGTGTATTGTGTCCGACACATTGCACAAAACTTTATGAGATCATTCAAGGATGGAGAACTTAAGAAGAAAGTTGAAGGCATGG GTTACACCATGAACATCCCTACATTCGAATACTACCGTTCTGAAATTGCTGTTGCAGACTGA